Part of the Gammaproteobacteria bacterium genome is shown below.
AACGCCGATTTGATGCGCCCGGTAAGTACCGAGAAACCCTTCGATTTTCTATCCACCACCTTGCCTCTAAATTCATCGACCGTTCGATACGCCGCATTCCTGATTGCCCATAGACCAAGCATTATGTGTGAAGGATCCTTGTCTGACTCACCCAGTTCCGTGTCATACCCCAATGACGAGAGTGTCTTGCCGGAAATTCGCTCAAGAGCCGTGATCTGTCTCTTGGTGAAATAGGTCCTGTACTTTCCCTGATTCGGCACAATGACCGCAGATTCCTTGCCCTGCATTCGAGGCTGCATCCGGCTGGTAGTCAGCAGCGACTCCTCGTACTGCTCGCCCAGAAAGGCACATATCTTGTGCAGTTCACTCACTGGGTTGGTTGTCAATTCCTCGAACTTCACTTCGATATACCTGCTGTTGCCGAGGGCCCTTCCCTGTCTCCGCCCTTCCTCAACAACACCTTTCCATTTATGGATCGTGTGCTTGGGGGAAAAGCGCCAGCGGCGATGAAACGACGCCGCGCAATCCCTGCCATCCCTGATCATGTGGATAAACTGCGCATCCGGAAATTCCCGCGAAATTGTTCCGATGTGAAGAACATACATCGGCGATTTCTCTGACCATCGTGACTTGCCAGATTTGTCCGCGAAGTTTCTGATAAGGGCTTCGAATACGGCAGCCGGACTTCGCTCGACACTGACCCAGTCGTCCGGTAACGGTACACTTCTCTTCCTGTTTGTCTTCCAGAACGGGTATGCGCTTCGCATCTCGTCCCAGAGGCGGCGAAAATTACCATCGTCATCGAGATCACCGAACCTGTCCCGATTCTTGAGGTAGTACGGCAGGATGCGGGTTTCCTGCCAGAATCCGTAGATTCGGAAATGATTGTTCAGGTGGTCCAGCAACATGGTCGTGCCAGAACCGTTCATCCCCACTATGAAAATGGGGCCCTTGTCGGGGTGAGTGGTTGCGTGCTTGTCCATGGGGCGAGGCACTCCACGAGTCAAAAAAAGATTGTGATTCCGGTTCCCCACAGGCAGGGGATGCAAGCCGCACCGTTCGGCAGCGGGGAGGCAACTCGCTATTCCGCCAAACCAAGCTGTGAAGGTCGGATATCGAGTATTGATTATATGCACGGAACCGGAAGCTATGACCTAAACCGAAGCGATCTTACTGGCGGTACCGCCGTATTCGCCTAAAGCCACTGAAAAGTCAGGCGTCGCAATGACTTGGACCGA
Proteins encoded:
- a CDS encoding sulfotransferase; the protein is MDKHATTHPDKGPIFIVGMNGSGTTMLLDHLNNHFRIYGFWQETRILPYYLKNRDRFGDLDDDGNFRRLWDEMRSAYPFWKTNRKRSVPLPDDWVSVERSPAAVFEALIRNFADKSGKSRWSEKSPMYVLHIGTISREFPDAQFIHMIRDGRDCAASFHRRWRFSPKHTIHKWKGVVEEGRRQGRALGNSRYIEVKFEELTTNPVSELHKICAFLGEQYEESLLTTSRMQPRMQGKESAVIVPNQGKYRTYFTKRQITALERISGKTLSSLGYDTELGESDKDPSHIMLGLWAIRNAAYRTVDEFRGKVVDRKSKGFSVLTGRIKSALQQMVTNRR